The proteins below come from a single Streptomyces sp. M92 genomic window:
- a CDS encoding glycosyltransferase family 4 protein has translation MTAEASRTGPRPEPAADGLRPLRIALLTYKGNPFCGGQGVYVRHLSRELARLGHRVEVIGSQPYPVLDDGPDHGTEDRLSLTELPSLDLYRQPDPFRTPKRDEYRDWVDALEVGTMWTGGFPEPLTFSLRARRHLRARRGDFDVVHDNQTLGYGLLGDVGAPLVTTIHHPITVDRQLELDAADGWKRRYSVRRWYAFTRMQKRVARRLPSVLTVSGTSRQEIVDHLGVRGDRVHVVHIGADTDLFSPDPSVPKVPGRIVTTSSADVPLKGLVFLVEALAKVRTEQPAAHLVVVGKRPAEGPVAQAIERYGLEGAVDFVKGISDTELVDLVRSAEVACVPSLYEGFSLPAAEAMATGTALLATTGGAVPEVAGTDGETCLAVPPGDAGALAAGLNRLLGDRELRARLGASGRERVLRHFTWARAAEGTAARYREAIGASATTSTAVPATPTSDTGVYPESRATC, from the coding sequence GTGACCGCTGAGGCCAGTCGGACGGGTCCCCGTCCGGAGCCCGCCGCCGACGGCTTGCGACCGCTCCGCATCGCGCTCCTCACCTACAAGGGGAACCCGTTCTGCGGCGGACAGGGCGTCTACGTCCGTCACCTCTCACGCGAACTGGCCCGCCTCGGCCACCGGGTCGAGGTCATCGGCTCCCAGCCCTACCCCGTACTGGACGACGGCCCGGACCACGGCACGGAGGACCGGCTCTCCCTCACCGAGCTGCCCAGCCTCGACCTCTACCGCCAGCCCGACCCCTTCCGCACCCCGAAGCGCGACGAGTACCGCGACTGGGTCGACGCGCTGGAGGTCGGCACCATGTGGACCGGCGGCTTCCCCGAGCCGCTGACCTTCTCCCTGCGCGCCCGCCGCCACCTGCGCGCCCGCCGCGGCGACTTCGACGTCGTCCACGACAACCAGACACTGGGGTACGGACTCCTCGGCGACGTGGGCGCGCCCCTCGTCACCACCATCCACCACCCCATCACCGTCGACCGGCAGCTCGAACTCGACGCCGCCGACGGCTGGAAGCGGCGGTACTCCGTGCGCCGCTGGTACGCCTTCACCCGCATGCAGAAGCGCGTCGCGCGCCGCCTGCCCTCCGTGCTCACCGTCTCCGGCACCTCCCGCCAGGAGATCGTCGACCACCTCGGCGTACGCGGCGACCGCGTCCACGTCGTCCACATCGGCGCCGACACCGACCTGTTCTCGCCCGACCCGTCGGTGCCGAAGGTGCCCGGCCGGATCGTGACGACGTCCAGCGCGGACGTGCCGCTCAAGGGCCTGGTCTTCCTCGTCGAGGCACTGGCGAAGGTGCGGACCGAGCAGCCCGCCGCCCACCTCGTCGTCGTCGGCAAGCGGCCCGCCGAGGGCCCGGTCGCCCAGGCGATCGAGCGGTACGGCCTCGAAGGCGCCGTCGACTTCGTCAAGGGCATCTCCGACACCGAACTGGTCGACCTGGTCCGCTCGGCCGAGGTCGCCTGCGTGCCCTCCCTCTACGAGGGGTTCTCACTGCCCGCCGCCGAGGCCATGGCGACCGGTACGGCGCTGCTCGCCACCACCGGCGGGGCCGTCCCGGAGGTCGCCGGAACCGACGGCGAGACCTGCCTCGCGGTGCCGCCGGGCGACGCGGGCGCCCTGGCCGCCGGACTGAACCGGCTGCTCGGCGACCGAGAACTGCGCGCCCGGCTCGGCGCGTCCGGACGCGAGCGCGTCCTGCGGCACTTCACCTGGGCCCGCGCCGCCGAGGGCACGGCCGCCCGCTACCGCGAGGCCATCGGCGCCTCGGCCACCACTTCGACGGCCGTCCCCGCGACCCCCACCAGTGACACCGGCGTCTACCCCGAAAGCAGGGCCACGTGCTGA
- a CDS encoding TetR family transcriptional regulator: protein MTKVDNPEAAGPASAHRSPVPPLTERQRARRRRILHATARLACRGGFEAVQMREVAESSQVALGTLYRYFPSKVHLLVATMQDQLERLHAALRRNPPAGETAADRVARTLMRAFEALQREPRLAEAMARALTFADRSVSAEVDQVSRRTTAIILDAVGGLENPTAEQLSAVRVIEHTWHSTLIAWLSGRASIAQVGVDIETVCRLIEVTGAGEPDAAGAGPDVMGAGKPDAAGTGERERTHGSGPVASG, encoded by the coding sequence GTGACCAAGGTGGACAACCCGGAAGCGGCCGGGCCGGCATCCGCACACCGCTCCCCCGTCCCGCCGCTCACCGAGCGGCAGCGGGCGCGCCGCCGCCGCATCCTGCACGCGACCGCCCGGCTCGCCTGCCGGGGCGGCTTCGAGGCGGTGCAGATGCGCGAGGTCGCGGAGTCCTCGCAGGTCGCCCTCGGCACCCTGTACCGCTACTTCCCGTCCAAGGTCCATCTGCTGGTCGCGACCATGCAGGACCAGTTGGAGCGGTTGCACGCCGCGCTGCGCAGGAACCCGCCGGCCGGCGAGACGGCCGCCGACCGGGTGGCGCGGACCCTGATGCGGGCCTTCGAGGCCCTGCAGCGCGAACCACGGCTGGCCGAGGCGATGGCCCGCGCCCTGACCTTCGCCGACCGCAGCGTCTCCGCCGAGGTCGACCAGGTCTCCCGCCGGACCACGGCGATCATCCTGGACGCCGTGGGCGGCCTGGAGAACCCCACGGCCGAGCAGCTGTCGGCGGTCCGCGTCATCGAGCACACCTGGCACTCGACCCTGATCGCCTGGCTCTCCGGGCGCGCGTCGATCGCGCAGGTCGGGGTGGACATCGAGACGGTGTGCCGGCTGATCGAGGTGACGGGGGCCGGGGAGCCCGACGCGGCGGGGGCCGGGCCCGACGTCATGGGAGCCGGGAAGCCCGACGCGGCGGGTACGGGCGAGCGTGAGCGGACGCACGGGTCCGGGCCGGTTGCCTCCGGGTAA